A region from the Medicago truncatula cultivar Jemalong A17 chromosome 6, MtrunA17r5.0-ANR, whole genome shotgun sequence genome encodes:
- the LOC25495154 gene encoding MYB-like transcription factor EOBII encodes MDKKPCNSSQDPEVRKGPWTMEEDLILINYIANHGEGVWNSLAKAAGLKRTGKSCRLRWLNYLRPDVRRGNITPEEQLLIMELHAKWGNRWSKIAKHLPGRTDNEIKNFWRTRIQKHIKQVDHPHQNNFQQMSLEINDHHQSSSSQVSNIVEPMESYSPPSYQGTLEPFPAQFPTINDHHPSSCCTNDNNNNNYWSMEDIWSMQLLNGD; translated from the exons atggaTAAAAAACCATGCAACTCATCTCAAGATCCTGAAGTGAGAAAAGGGCCATGGACCATGGAAGAAGACTTGATTTTAATCAATTATATTGCAAATCATGGTGAAGGTGTTTGGAATTCCTTAGCCAAAGCTGCTg gTCTTAAACGTACAGGAAAAAGTTGCAGGCTTCGATGGTTAAACTACCTTCGTCCAGATGTTAGAAGAGGGAATATTACACCTGAGGAACAACTTTTGATCATGGAACTTCATGCAAAGTGGGGAAATAG GTGGTCCAAAATTGCAAAGCATCTTCCAGGAAGAACTGACAATGAGATTAAGAATTTTTGGAGGACTAGGATACAAAAGCACATTAAGCAAGTTGATCATCCTCACCAAAATAATTTCCAACAAATGAGTTTAGAGATAAATGATCATCATCAATCAAGTAGTAGCCAAGTTTCCAACATTGTAGAGCCAATGGAATCTTACTCTCCACCTTCATACCAAGGAACTTTGGAGCCATTTCCAGCTCAATTTCCAACAATCAATGATCATCATCCCTCAAGTTGTTGTACAAatgacaacaataacaacaattatTGGAGCATGGAGGATATCTGGTCAATGCAATTACTCAATGGAGATTAA